From the Flavobacterium gyeonganense genome, the window GGATTCGGCCAGACTGATTTCTTCTATTATAAAAGAAATGCAGCTGGATCGTGATATTTATAAGCCGAAACAAGTTTTAGGACGAATTTCGACATATAAAAATAGTTTGATTACCGTAAAAGCCTATTTCAACAATCCTGAATTGATGGAAGCGGATGCGATGTCAAAAAAACCTCGTTTGGGCGAAATTTATCAGCAATATGTAGAGCGCTGTTTTAAAGCAGGAGCAATGGATTTTGATGATTTATTGTTGAAGACCAATGAATTACTGACTCGTTTTCCTGAAGTTTTGGCGAAATATCAAAACCGTTTCCGATATATTCTGGTTGATGAGTACCAGGATACGAACCACTCTCAATATTTAATTGTTCGGGCTCTGTCAGATAAGTTTCAGAATATTTGTGTAGTTGGTGATGATGCGCAGAGTATTTATGCTTTCCGTGGGGCAAACATCAATAATATCCTGAATTTCCAAAAGGATTATGAAGGGGTTAAAATGTTTCGCTTGGAGCAAAATTACCGTTCGACACGAAATATTGTTGAAGCAGCAAATACTGTAATGGAACATAATAAAACCAAACTGGACAAGGTTGTCTGGACAGCAAATGAGTTTGGTCCAAAAATAAAAGTCCACAGAAGTTTGACAGATGCTGAAGAAGGCCGATTTGTTGCCAGTACGATTTTCGAACAAAAAATGCAGAATCAGTTGCATAATGGCGCTTTTGCAATTTTATACCGTACCAATGCACAATCACGTGCCATGGAGGATGCTTTAAGAAAAAGGGATATACCGTATCGAATTTACGGAGGGCTTTCATTTTACCAGCGTAAAGAAATTAAAGATGTTTTATGCTATCTCCGTCTGGTAATTAATCCGAAAGATGAAGAAGCACTGATACGTGTTATCAATTATCCGGCACGCGGAATTGGAGATACAACTGTTGAAAAGCTTACTATCGCTGCTAACCATTACAAGCGTTCGATTTGGGAAGTAATGGTGAATATTGATAAAATCGATTTAAAACTGAATGCAGGTACCAAAAATAAACTGAATGATTTTGTGACCATGATTCAGAGTTTTCAGGTTATTAACGAAAATCAGGATGCTTTTTATATTACAGACCATGTTGCCAAAAAAACAGGTTTGGTTCAGGAACTGAAAAAAGATGCTACACCGGAAGGGATGGCGAAAATTCAGAATATTGAAGAGCTTTTAAATGGTATTAAAGATTTTACAGAAGGGCAAAAAGAAATTGACGGTGCAAGAGGTGCTTTATCTGAATTCATGGAAGATGTTGCTTTGGCTACCGATTTGGATAAGGATACATCAGATGAAGACCGTGTTGCCTTAATGACAATTCACCTGGCAAAAGGATTGGAATTTCCGCATGTTTTTGTGGTGGGAATGGAAGAAGATTTGTTTCCGAGTGCCATGAGTATGAGTACAAGAAGTGAATTAGAAGAAGAGCGCCGTTTATTTTATGTAGCGTTAACCCGTGCAGAACATCAGGCATATTTAACGTACGCACAATCCCGTTATCGATGGGGAAAATTAACAGATAGCGAGCCGTCACGTTTTATTGAAGAAATTGACGGGCAATATTTGGAATTTTTAACACCGTCCGAAAGCAATTACCGCTATAAACCAACGATTGATAGCGATATTTTTGGAGATGTTGATAAATCTAAACTAAGACTTTCAAAACCAATAGGAGGAACTCCTCCTAAACCTGTTACAGATAACAGCCCAAAACCGGATTTAAATGTCAGAAAGTTAAAACCTGTTGCAGGAAATAATCCAAATGCTGCTGCAGCAAACTTATTCGATAACAAACTGACCATAGGAAATGTAGTGATGCATGAACGTTTTGGAAAAGGCCAGGTTATAAATTTAGAAGGCGTAGGAGCTGATAAAAAAGCCGAAATAAAATTTGAGGTTGGCGGAATTAAGAAATTACTTTTAAGGTTTGCTAAACTTGATGTTATTATATAATTAAGATTTTTAAGACTTTTACTTGTTAAATTCATTATATTCACATAATAATTTTAAAGACAAGAGAAATGGATGCTATAACTACTAATAAAGTAAATAATAATTTACCTGAAGATTTTTATAAATCTACGAATTTTTACACTTTGGCAGGAACTGCTGGCGCAGTTTGGTTGTTGTGCATAGTTATTGGCTCATTAGATATTCACAATAATTTGGAACCATTGTATTATCGAATTATAGCATTAGTTTTTAGCATGCTAATTTCAATAATTATGACTTTAAAAAAAACAAGTATTAAAACAGAATACTGGTTATTTGCCTTTTTTAACGGCCTTCTTATTTTTGTAAATGCTTCTGGTATAAATGCAATTACTTCAAATAGCAAATTTGGTTATTCAAATGAAAATAATCGAACTGCTGCAGGAATAAATAATAGTAGTTTGAATTTGGCATCAATATTTCCTTTTGAATTAAAAAATAGAAATTGGTGGGAGAATAATGATTTATTTTTAGAGAATAAAAAATTAAAAAAAGAAAACGAAAGTTTACTCAGATCTAAAATGGAGATTGTAAATAAACAAAAGGTGTTGCTTCTAAGGTTTAAAGATAGTATTAGTAATCTAAGTACAGAAAAGACTGATACTATTAATGCAAATAATGTACTAAAGAATACTAAAGATCTTCTGGATTCTAATAAATTATTACTCGACAGATTAAAAAATCTTCAGATACAAAATAAGATAAAAGAAGATAAACTTTTAGAATTAAACAGATTAATTGAAAAGAATAAAGAAAGTGGAAATTTAACTCCAAATAATCAGGAATTAATAAATGAACTTAAGAAAAAAATATCAGAAAAGGATAAATATATAAAGGAATTAAAAAATACTATAGAAGTAAATAAAAAATATAATATTACTGATTTAGAGATTTGTAAACAAAAATTAATAGAGTGTCGCGAAAATAAAAACGAGCGTTAGTCTTAACCCATATTTATGGCCGAATTTATAAAAATATACCCCGACAAACCTAGTGAAGCTGCAATTGCAAAAGTAGTGAAAGTACTTCAGAATGGTGGTTTAGTTATTTACCCAACAGATACTGTTTACGGTCTGGGTTGCGATATAACTAATTCAAGGGCTTTAGAAAAAATTGCAAAAATTAAAGGAGTTAAATTAGAAAAAGCGAATTTCTCTTTTATCTGTCACGACCTGAGTAATTTATCAGATTATGTGAGACAGATTAATACTTCTACTTTTAAAATACTAAAAAGAGCATTGCCAGGTCCTTATACGTTTATTTTACCGGGTAATAATAATTTGCCTAAAGAATTTAAAAAGAAAACAACTGTAGGGATACGTGTTCCTGATAACAATATTATTCTCGAAATTGTAAGGCAATTAGGCAATCCTGTTGTTTCAACATCAATACGGGATGAAGATGATGTGATTGAATACACTACTGATCCTGAATTGATTTTTGAGAAATGGCAAAATCTTGTTGATATGGTTATTGATGGAGGGTATGGCGATAATGTTGGCTCTACCATCATAGATCTCTCTGAACATGATCCGGTAATTGTAAGGGAAGGAAAAGGAGATATTGATATTTTGTAAAAAAAATACTTAAACGGAATAACTATTGGAAAATTTTAAGTAACTTTAGAATAGTTAAATTTAGTTAGTTAAAAGATAGTAATATGTTTTATTGGTGAGCATAAAAAAAGCAGGTCAATTGAGACCTGCTTTTTTGTAAATAATATAAAGTGAATTATTACTGCTGTTGTTTTTTCATTTCTTTTTCAATCATATCATAGAACTGATCGATTTTCGGCATAACAACAATACGGGTTCTTCTGTTTTTACCTTTGTTTTCAGCAGTATCATTTGGTACCAAAGGAATATAAGAGCTTCTACCTGCTGCAATTAATTTAGCCGGATTTACTCCTAAATCGTTTGTCAATACTCTAACAATAGAAGTAGAACGTTTCACACTTAAATCCCAGTTGTCTAACAAAATTCCGTTGCTTTTATAAGGAACGTTATCCGTATGACCTTCAACCATACACTCAAAATCAGGTTTGTCGTTTACTACTTTTGCTACTTTTGCTAAAACTGATTTTGCTTTATCAGTTACATCATAGCTTCCACTTTTAAATAATAATTTGTCAGCGATAGAAATAAATACAACTCCTTTTTCAACGTTGATTTCGATATCTGGGTCGTTGATTCCCACAGCGCCTTTTAAACTTGTAACTAATGCCAGAGTTACACTGTCTTTTTTAGTAAGAGCATCCTGAAGCCTTGATATTTTAAGATCTTTTTCTTTTAAGCTTTCTAATGATTTCTCAAGATTTTCTGCTCCTTTAGTAGTTAAAACTGTTAGATCTTTAGAACTATTGATTAAATCCTGATTGTGCTCTTTATAGCTTGCAGCTGTTGCAGCCAGACCAGCTTTTTCTTCGAGACAGGCATTAAGTTTAACCGTGCATGAATTTAGTAAGTCTTGGGTTTCTTTGTTTTTAGCTTCTAATTCAGCATATTTCTTCTTAGAAACACACGATGTTAGAGCCATAAGGACAGTTAAAGCAATTGCTATTTTTCTCATAATGTTAAATTTAATTAGACGTTGATTTACAAATTTAATTCTTAATATTTTGATTACTGTTAAAGATTTCTTTAAAAAAAGTCAATTTCTTTATATAATATATGAAAACGATACTTTTTACAGTGTAGTATTTCTCTATTTGAAAATCTTTTCTCTTTTTTAGATAAGATGCTGACATGTAATAGAATGAAAAATGCGCATGTAAGACTGCTAGCGTATGTTTAAATTTTCCTTGTGTTAAAAATCGGATTCCGGCAATGCCATCTAAGATCATTCTGAATAAAATAATAAAAAACAATTTCCTTTTAGGAAGATTTTTTACCAGCATCAAAAGTGAATTTCTAAAATTCAAATACGTTTTTTTTGGATT encodes:
- a CDS encoding ATP-dependent helicase, with the translated sequence MQNYIDQLNEAQRQPVLQKDGPMIIIAGAGSGKTRVLTIRIAYLMHQGVDAFNILSLTFTNKAAREMKHRISSIVGASEAKNLWMGTFHSIFARILRSESEHLGYPSNFTIYDSQDSARLISSIIKEMQLDRDIYKPKQVLGRISTYKNSLITVKAYFNNPELMEADAMSKKPRLGEIYQQYVERCFKAGAMDFDDLLLKTNELLTRFPEVLAKYQNRFRYILVDEYQDTNHSQYLIVRALSDKFQNICVVGDDAQSIYAFRGANINNILNFQKDYEGVKMFRLEQNYRSTRNIVEAANTVMEHNKTKLDKVVWTANEFGPKIKVHRSLTDAEEGRFVASTIFEQKMQNQLHNGAFAILYRTNAQSRAMEDALRKRDIPYRIYGGLSFYQRKEIKDVLCYLRLVINPKDEEALIRVINYPARGIGDTTVEKLTIAANHYKRSIWEVMVNIDKIDLKLNAGTKNKLNDFVTMIQSFQVINENQDAFYITDHVAKKTGLVQELKKDATPEGMAKIQNIEELLNGIKDFTEGQKEIDGARGALSEFMEDVALATDLDKDTSDEDRVALMTIHLAKGLEFPHVFVVGMEEDLFPSAMSMSTRSELEEERRLFYVALTRAEHQAYLTYAQSRYRWGKLTDSEPSRFIEEIDGQYLEFLTPSESNYRYKPTIDSDIFGDVDKSKLRLSKPIGGTPPKPVTDNSPKPDLNVRKLKPVAGNNPNAAAANLFDNKLTIGNVVMHERFGKGQVINLEGVGADKKAEIKFEVGGIKKLLLRFAKLDVII
- a CDS encoding L-threonylcarbamoyladenylate synthase — encoded protein: MAEFIKIYPDKPSEAAIAKVVKVLQNGGLVIYPTDTVYGLGCDITNSRALEKIAKIKGVKLEKANFSFICHDLSNLSDYVRQINTSTFKILKRALPGPYTFILPGNNNLPKEFKKKTTVGIRVPDNNIILEIVRQLGNPVVSTSIRDEDDVIEYTTDPELIFEKWQNLVDMVIDGGYGDNVGSTIIDLSEHDPVIVREGKGDIDIL
- a CDS encoding OmpA/MotB family protein; protein product: MRKIAIALTVLMALTSCVSKKKYAELEAKNKETQDLLNSCTVKLNACLEEKAGLAATAASYKEHNQDLINSSKDLTVLTTKGAENLEKSLESLKEKDLKISRLQDALTKKDSVTLALVTSLKGAVGINDPDIEINVEKGVVFISIADKLLFKSGSYDVTDKAKSVLAKVAKVVNDKPDFECMVEGHTDNVPYKSNGILLDNWDLSVKRSTSIVRVLTNDLGVNPAKLIAAGRSSYIPLVPNDTAENKGKNRRTRIVVMPKIDQFYDMIEKEMKKQQQ